A single region of the Methylocystis echinoides genome encodes:
- a CDS encoding PA0069 family radical SAM protein, translating to MGRLAELPSPPDAAAGAVIAERRRGRGTLTRRSGRYEAEVREEIDDGWGSLDSLDALKTNIHTEKPRSIITRNDSPDISFDRSINPYRGCEHGCVYCFARPTHAYMGLSPGLDFETELFVKEGAAQLLERELSAPSYAPKVIAIGTNTDPYQPVEKRHRVMRSVLEVLARAKHPVAIVTKSALVLRDLDLLADMAKDGLAKVAFSVTTLDPKLARLMEPRAATPARRLDAMEKIAAAGVPVAVMTAPVIPAINDEEIEAILARAHAAGAREAGYILLRLPLEVRELFSEWLVQHFPDKARHALSLVRSTRGGKAYDATFGKRMTGDGPYAWMIGRRFELAAKRLGFAATTTKLRTDLFEPPRRGPQQLTLF from the coding sequence ATGGGCCGGCTTGCGGAATTACCGTCTCCCCCTGACGCGGCGGCTGGCGCCGTCATCGCCGAGCGGCGCCGGGGGCGTGGAACGCTCACCAGGCGCAGCGGCCGCTATGAAGCCGAAGTCCGGGAGGAGATCGACGACGGCTGGGGTTCGCTCGACAGCCTCGACGCGCTGAAGACGAACATCCACACGGAGAAGCCACGGTCGATCATCACGCGCAACGACTCGCCCGACATTTCCTTCGATCGCTCGATCAATCCCTATCGCGGCTGCGAACATGGCTGCGTCTATTGTTTCGCACGGCCGACCCACGCCTATATGGGCCTGTCGCCGGGGCTCGATTTCGAGACCGAGCTTTTCGTGAAGGAGGGCGCGGCGCAGCTTCTCGAGCGCGAGCTCTCCGCGCCAAGCTACGCGCCCAAGGTCATCGCCATCGGCACGAACACCGATCCCTATCAGCCTGTCGAGAAACGCCACCGCGTCATGCGCTCGGTTCTGGAAGTCCTGGCGCGGGCGAAACATCCGGTCGCCATCGTCACCAAATCCGCGCTGGTGCTGCGCGATCTCGACCTCCTCGCCGACATGGCGAAGGACGGGCTCGCCAAGGTGGCCTTTTCGGTGACGACGCTCGATCCGAAGCTTGCGCGTCTCATGGAGCCGCGCGCGGCGACGCCGGCCCGCCGCCTCGACGCCATGGAAAAAATCGCCGCCGCCGGCGTCCCCGTGGCGGTGATGACGGCGCCTGTCATCCCGGCGATCAACGACGAGGAAATCGAGGCGATCCTTGCCCGCGCCCATGCGGCCGGCGCCCGCGAGGCGGGTTACATCCTGCTGCGCCTGCCGCTCGAGGTGCGCGAGCTGTTCAGCGAATGGCTCGTGCAGCATTTTCCCGACAAGGCGCGTCACGCGCTCTCGCTCGTGCGCTCGACGCGCGGCGGCAAGGCCTATGACGCGACTTTTGGCAAGCGCATGACCGGCGACGGCCCCTACGCCTGGATGATCGGCCGCCGTTTCGAGCTCGCCGCGAAGAGA